The following are from one region of the Melospiza melodia melodia isolate bMelMel2 chromosome 14, bMelMel2.pri, whole genome shotgun sequence genome:
- the CCNI2 gene encoding LOW QUALITY PROTEIN: cyclin-I2 (The sequence of the model RefSeq protein was modified relative to this genomic sequence to represent the inferred CDS: inserted 4 bases in 3 codons; substituted 2 bases at 2 genomic stop codons) — translation MLRSLSARLQKAVLWIPEISSQFQFYPXTFXLATSIFNRLLASVKAQLKYLQCMAISCLVLAAETNKYEVIPSVQTLAVQSRCKHSPAEILRMERIILDKLQWDLYTETPMDLLNIFHAMVMSSWPHLPPRLPQRNPSLHVALLTKQLQHCMACHQLVQFKGSTLVLVIITLELERQTPGWFVVTTDLLKKAQVNSTEFMHCKELVDLELMCLQAPNSVNISYPISQAVQGHPKARLPCQXPSEWQSSQQGRLRAAIAQPVSAPLTPTTAQTPDQTPETEECXDGFXLLHSEGGDVSAGRMNTGGSCPQLSCSCPPLQPPRKDLWRITALEAAPAEPAGPNKQNSQNNKAKVSLCFSEDKDTWYYQSIFMSSLSSMCYPSLLRLCRQKAGERRDLVTVLQPRVPAGRQLQTSWRTKCLRVYF, via the exons ATGCTCAG ATCTCTCTCTGCCAGGTTACAAAAAGCAGTTCTCTGGATTCCAGAAATCAGCTCCCAGTTCCAGTTTTACCCATAAACGT CCTTAGCCACCAGCATCTTCAACAGGCTGTTGGCATCAGTAAAG GCCCAATTAAAATATCTGCAGTGCATGGCAATTTCCTGCCTTGTCCTTGCAGCAGAAACCAATAAATATGAG GTAATACCATCAGTGCAGACGCTAGCAGTGCAGAGCAGATGTAAACACTCTCCAGCCGAGATCTTGAGAATGGAAAGAATTATACTGGATAAGCTTCAGTGGGATCTTTACACAGAAACACCAATGGATCTCTTAAACATT TTCCATGCCATGGTGATGTCCAGCTGGCCCCATCTCCCACCCAGACTGCCTCAGAGGAATCCTTCCCTCCACGTTGCACTCTTGACCAAGCAGCTGCAGCACTGTATGGCCTGCCACCAACTTGTGCAGTTTAAGGGCTCCACGTTGGTTTTGGTGATCATCACCTTGGAGCTGGAGAGGCAGACTCCTGGTTGGTTTGTTGTTACTACTGATCTGCTAAAAAAAGCACAG GTGAACAGCACTGAATTCATGCACTGCAAAGAGCTTGTGGATCTGGAGTTAATGTGCTTGCAGGCACCCAATTCTGTTAATATTTCCTATCCCATCAGCCAAGCTGTGCAGGGCCATCCCAAGGCAAGGCTACCCTGCC CCCCTTCTGAATGGCAGAGTTCCCAACAAGGGAGGCTGAGGGCTGCTATAGCCCAGCCTGTTTCAGCCCCTCTCACACCTACTACAGCCCAAACTCCTGATCAAACCCCTGAGACTGAAGAATGCTGAGATGGATT ACTCCTGCACAGTGAGGGTGGGGATGTGAGTGCTGGGAGGATGAACACAGGAGGATCCTGCCCTCAACTGAGCTGCTCCTGTCCTCCCTTACAGCCACCCAGAAAGGATTTATGGAGAATTACTGCCTTGGaagcagcacctgcagagccagcaggtcccAACAAACAGAACAGCCAGAACAACAAGGCAAAAGTATCACTGTGCTTCTCAGAGGACaaagacacttggtattatcagtCTATTTTTATGTCCTCCCTAAGCAGTATGTGCTACCCCTCACTTTTAAGATTGTGTAGACAGAAAGCTGGGGAGAGAAGGGACTTGGTCacagtcctgcagcccagggttccAGCTGGCAGGCAGCTACAAACTTCATGGAGAACCAAATGCCTcagagtttatttttaa